Proteins encoded by one window of Streptacidiphilus sp. PB12-B1b:
- a CDS encoding histidine phosphatase family protein, with protein sequence MPLLVIRHAESVENADKYNGFYQDPRPYSGPAAHAISRTIVGLTPRGFLQAQWLAGVLPGLAGPDPHVYTSTYRRAIDTAAIALPALPDGWPRQTALLDEQHYGDATYMTKRELYDSYPALAEDRRLRKHIWTAPGGGESLAEGVLKRATEFAALAQAELQESRTVVAFTHQTAAVALQSLLEFRSLPEILAEERKGKMPNAAILHYELRDGRFTRTGTTTPPI encoded by the coding sequence TTGCCCCTGCTCGTCATCCGACACGCCGAGTCCGTCGAGAACGCCGACAAGTACAACGGCTTCTACCAGGACCCCCGCCCCTACAGCGGCCCTGCCGCGCACGCTATCTCCCGCACCATCGTCGGCCTGACCCCGCGCGGCTTCCTGCAGGCCCAGTGGCTCGCCGGTGTCCTGCCGGGGCTCGCCGGCCCCGACCCGCACGTCTACACCTCGACCTACCGCAGGGCGATCGACACCGCCGCGATCGCCCTGCCGGCCCTCCCCGATGGCTGGCCCCGGCAGACCGCGCTCCTGGACGAGCAGCACTACGGCGACGCCACCTACATGACCAAGCGCGAGCTCTACGACAGCTACCCCGCACTCGCCGAGGACCGCCGCCTGCGCAAGCACATCTGGACCGCGCCAGGCGGCGGCGAGTCACTCGCCGAGGGCGTCCTCAAACGGGCCACCGAGTTCGCCGCTCTCGCCCAGGCCGAACTCCAGGAATCGCGCACCGTCGTCGCCTTCACCCACCAGACCGCCGCGGTGGCGCTGCAATCCCTGCTCGAATTTCGCAGCCTGCCCGAGATCCTCGCCGAGGAGCGGAAGGGCAAGATGCCCAACGCCGCGATCCTCCACTACGAACTGCGAGACGGCCGGTTCACCCGGACGGGAACCACTACCCCGCCGATCTAG
- a CDS encoding phosphotransferase produces the protein MSDWEFVKDRTATQGAVWRSADGLLYKRTGGEDLRVETEFQQLAAGLGYPVPEIVDSGSENESYFVIERAIGDSSLHEEALADARQDGQVSYQVISTAAAVASKLMQAQARHPLPVTPWFEKAAFAAEVFEENPDLDTPRVHEAVKHALDRLAQLPMVHGHLDYGLPNVLQAGVIDWQHHGPVPLGYDVYPALDIVAFKGGGKGYSITPEQRAAYTGALDETTASLIGQRVSEHLGDFLLVKCFFFLALMRPADPTRHDKHIKWQYRRTLFTMGLDQYESSNTIDTGTFPTLERFTAEHR, from the coding sequence ATGAGTGACTGGGAGTTCGTGAAGGACAGAACGGCCACGCAGGGCGCGGTGTGGAGGTCCGCCGACGGCCTGCTCTACAAGCGGACTGGCGGTGAGGATCTGCGGGTTGAGACCGAGTTCCAGCAGCTGGCCGCCGGCCTTGGTTACCCGGTGCCGGAGATCGTCGACAGCGGCTCTGAGAACGAGAGCTACTTCGTCATCGAGCGCGCCATCGGCGACAGCTCGCTGCACGAGGAGGCGCTGGCCGACGCCAGGCAGGACGGTCAGGTTAGCTACCAGGTGATCAGCACGGCAGCGGCCGTCGCATCGAAGCTCATGCAGGCCCAGGCGAGGCACCCCCTCCCGGTTACGCCGTGGTTCGAGAAGGCGGCCTTCGCGGCAGAGGTCTTCGAGGAGAACCCGGACCTCGACACCCCGCGCGTCCACGAAGCGGTCAAGCACGCCCTCGACCGGCTGGCCCAGCTCCCGATGGTGCACGGACATCTCGACTACGGCCTACCCAACGTCCTCCAGGCCGGCGTCATCGACTGGCAGCACCACGGACCGGTCCCGCTCGGCTACGACGTCTACCCCGCGCTCGACATCGTGGCCTTCAAGGGCGGAGGCAAGGGCTACAGCATCACCCCGGAACAGCGCGCCGCCTACACCGGCGCACTCGACGAGACCACCGCATCCCTGATCGGGCAGCGGGTGAGCGAGCACCTGGGCGACTTCCTGCTCGTCAAGTGCTTCTTCTTTCTCGCCCTCATGCGGCCCGCCGACCCCACACGGCACGACAAGCACATCAAGTGGCAGTACCGCCGCACCCTCTTCACGATGGGACTTGATCAGTATGAGTCGTCCAACACGATCGACACCGGCACCTTCCCCACTCTGGAACGGTTCACCGCTGAACACCGGTAG